One genomic segment of Paenibacillus xylanexedens includes these proteins:
- a CDS encoding SDR family NAD(P)-dependent oxidoreductase: protein MSHAGKVAIITGAGSGLGQAAALKLAEKGASIVVVDLVEETGLETVKQIEKLGSKAIFVQADVSKAPEVENYVKKTVEEFGRIDMFFNNAGIAGPGIKLIEHTIEQFDQIIDINLRSVFYGLKYVITEMLKTGGGSILNTASTAGIVGVPAVAPYAATKHGVVGLTRTAAIEYGKDNIRVNAIAPGTIETPMVVQFGKDNPEVFKATVDSIPSGRLGRPEEIANLVSFLLGDEAPYINGAVYPIDGAVTAQ from the coding sequence ATGAGTCACGCAGGAAAAGTAGCCATCATTACTGGAGCAGGAAGTGGATTGGGCCAAGCAGCAGCATTGAAGCTGGCTGAGAAGGGTGCATCCATTGTCGTTGTGGATCTTGTCGAAGAGACAGGTCTTGAGACGGTTAAGCAGATTGAGAAGCTGGGAAGTAAAGCTATTTTTGTACAAGCAGATGTAAGTAAAGCACCTGAAGTTGAGAATTATGTGAAAAAAACAGTCGAAGAGTTCGGACGAATCGACATGTTCTTTAATAATGCAGGTATTGCAGGTCCTGGTATTAAGCTGATTGAACATACGATTGAACAGTTTGACCAGATTATTGATATTAACTTGAGAAGTGTATTCTACGGGTTGAAGTATGTGATTACAGAAATGCTCAAAACAGGTGGGGGTTCCATTCTGAACACGGCCTCCACAGCCGGTATTGTTGGTGTACCTGCAGTTGCACCATACGCAGCAACCAAACATGGCGTGGTGGGCTTGACGCGTACAGCTGCAATTGAATATGGCAAGGACAACATTCGTGTAAATGCGATTGCCCCAGGTACAATTGAGACACCTATGGTTGTTCAGTTCGGTAAAGACAACCCTGAAGTGTTCAAAGCAACCGTTGATAGCATTCCGTCCGGACGTCTGGGCAGACCGGAAGAGATCGCAAACCTCGTTTCCTTCCTGCTTGGAGATGAAGCGCCGTATATTAATGGTGCAGTATATCCGATCGATGGTGCAGTTACAGCCCAATAA
- the poxB gene encoding ubiquinone-dependent pyruvate dehydrogenase: protein MKKTVADVLVESLLNAGIKRIYGIVGDSLNAVLDSIRRSGKIEWIHVRHEEVAAFAAGADAQVSGSIAVCAGSSGPGNMHLINGLYDCHRNRVPVLAIAAHIPSDEIGSEYFQATHPEYLFQECSDYCEVITTAKQMPRSLTMAIQTAVARSGVSVVVLPGDVAGLEAADLPVPEHVYHATNPVVHPSEPELVKLAEYLNEGKKITLLCGAGCAGAREPLMQLCDRLKSPMVIALRGKEYLEYDNPYSVGLTGLIGYSSGYHAMMDCDVLLMLGTDFPYRQFYPEDAKVLQVDIQSSHLGRRTKLDYGVCGDVKATIETLLPYLTEEHSDKHLRKSVDRYVKVRKDLDDLAVGKPGKKPIHPQYLTKVISDAAAENAIFTCDVGTPTVWAARYIEMSRNRRLLGSFSHGTMANALPQAIGAQVADPGRQVISLSGDGGITMLMGDLLTLKQHNLPIKVVVFNNGALGFVELEMKAAGFLESGTELVNPNFAMVAQAMGMEGIRVEDPDELEGAVQRALQHDGPVLIDVVVNRQELSLPPKIDIKQAEGFTLWMMKAVLNGRGDEIIELAKTNLLR from the coding sequence ATGAAAAAAACAGTAGCGGACGTTCTGGTTGAATCCTTATTGAACGCTGGCATCAAACGTATATATGGCATTGTTGGAGACTCCTTGAATGCGGTACTCGACTCCATTCGTCGTTCTGGGAAGATTGAATGGATTCATGTACGTCATGAAGAAGTAGCTGCATTTGCTGCTGGGGCGGACGCTCAGGTCAGTGGAAGTATCGCTGTCTGCGCAGGTAGTAGTGGTCCTGGTAATATGCATCTGATCAATGGTCTGTACGATTGTCACCGCAATCGTGTTCCTGTACTCGCCATCGCTGCACATATCCCAAGTGACGAGATTGGCAGTGAATATTTTCAGGCGACCCATCCGGAGTATCTGTTCCAGGAATGTAGCGATTATTGTGAAGTCATTACAACAGCCAAACAGATGCCGCGTTCTCTGACGATGGCCATTCAGACAGCGGTCGCACGGTCAGGTGTGTCCGTCGTTGTATTGCCGGGGGATGTAGCAGGACTTGAAGCAGCGGATCTGCCTGTGCCTGAGCATGTGTATCACGCAACCAACCCCGTGGTACATCCTTCTGAGCCAGAACTCGTGAAACTGGCGGAATATCTGAATGAAGGCAAAAAAATCACGTTGTTGTGCGGTGCAGGCTGCGCGGGCGCTCGGGAACCCCTCATGCAGCTCTGTGATCGTTTGAAATCCCCGATGGTTATTGCGCTAAGAGGCAAGGAATATTTGGAGTATGACAACCCCTATTCCGTGGGTCTTACGGGTCTAATTGGGTATTCATCCGGTTATCATGCCATGATGGACTGTGATGTATTATTAATGCTCGGAACGGATTTCCCATATCGTCAATTCTATCCCGAAGATGCCAAAGTCCTTCAGGTCGACATTCAATCTTCCCATCTGGGTCGGCGCACGAAGCTGGATTACGGCGTATGTGGGGATGTAAAAGCGACCATTGAAACTTTGCTTCCTTATCTGACAGAGGAACACAGTGACAAACATCTGCGTAAAAGTGTGGATCGTTATGTGAAAGTACGCAAAGATCTGGACGATCTGGCCGTTGGAAAACCGGGTAAAAAGCCCATTCATCCGCAGTACCTGACCAAGGTCATTAGTGATGCCGCAGCTGAAAATGCCATCTTCACGTGTGATGTCGGAACTCCGACAGTATGGGCGGCCCGTTATATCGAGATGTCTCGTAATCGCAGGCTGCTCGGTTCATTCAGTCATGGTACGATGGCAAACGCTTTGCCACAGGCCATTGGCGCTCAGGTCGCTGATCCGGGCAGACAAGTCATCTCGTTGTCGGGTGATGGCGGTATTACGATGCTGATGGGTGATCTGTTGACATTGAAACAGCATAATCTGCCGATCAAAGTTGTGGTGTTTAATAATGGAGCACTCGGTTTTGTTGAGTTGGAGATGAAAGCTGCCGGATTCCTGGAATCGGGAACAGAGCTTGTCAATCCCAACTTTGCGATGGTTGCTCAAGCCATGGGCATGGAAGGTATTCGGGTTGAGGATCCGGATGAACTCGAAGGAGCTGTGCAGCGTGCCCTTCAGCATGATGGTCCTGTGCTGATTGACGTGGTGGTGAATCGTCAGGAATTGTCCTTACCTCCGAAGATTGATATCAAACAGGCGGAAGGATTTACCCTGTGGATGATGAAAGCCGTGCTCAACGGACGCGGGGACGAAATAATTGAATTGGCAAAAACAAATTTGCTGCGTTAA
- a CDS encoding SDR family NAD(P)-dependent oxidoreductase yields the protein MQLDLSGKTALVTGATGQLGRVIARTLAACGANLALHYINNDTKARELQGEIEALGRQAVIVQGDITKQDTAFRMRDEIQSVLGGVDIVVANAVIQYEWTTVLEQSPEDYLSQFESCVMQSVYLAKAFIPHMQNVRAGRFIGINTECAMQNFTHQSAYTAGKRGMDGVYRVLAKEVGEYQITVNQVAPGWTISERDRSSEPGHDEAYTRTVPLKRRGEDQEIANAVAFLASDLSSFITGAYIPVSGGNVMPAI from the coding sequence ATGCAATTGGATCTCTCAGGAAAAACGGCTCTTGTTACAGGTGCAACCGGACAACTGGGGAGAGTCATCGCCCGTACGTTGGCAGCCTGTGGCGCCAATCTGGCTCTACATTACATAAATAATGATACCAAGGCTCGGGAGCTTCAGGGTGAGATTGAAGCACTCGGTCGTCAGGCTGTTATTGTACAGGGGGATATTACAAAGCAGGATACAGCATTTCGGATGCGTGATGAGATTCAGTCTGTCCTCGGCGGAGTGGATATCGTTGTTGCCAATGCGGTCATTCAATATGAATGGACAACGGTATTGGAACAGTCTCCTGAAGATTACTTGAGCCAGTTTGAATCCTGTGTCATGCAGAGTGTGTATCTTGCCAAAGCTTTCATACCGCATATGCAAAACGTCAGAGCCGGTCGCTTCATTGGTATCAATACAGAATGTGCGATGCAAAATTTCACTCATCAATCAGCCTACACCGCTGGTAAGCGTGGAATGGATGGTGTATATCGCGTGCTTGCCAAGGAGGTTGGTGAGTATCAGATTACCGTAAACCAGGTTGCACCTGGATGGACAATTAGCGAACGTGATCGGTCCAGTGAGCCTGGACATGATGAGGCATATACACGTACTGTGCCGCTGAAGCGCAGGGGTGAAGATCAGGAAATCGCCAATGCGGTAGCTTTTCTCGCTTCGGACCTGTCCTCATTTATCACAGGTGCCTATATCCCGGTAAGTGGTGGCAATGTGATGCCTGCTATCTAA
- a CDS encoding Dabb family protein produces MSSITHMVTFTLYAGKDTPEAEAFLKESSDALAVIPGVEQFQVLKQVSEKNEFDYSFSMVFADQVAYDAYNNHPVHRQYVEERWEKEVSRFQEIDLIQHHN; encoded by the coding sequence ATGAGCAGCATCACACATATGGTAACGTTTACACTTTACGCGGGTAAAGATACACCGGAGGCCGAAGCCTTTTTGAAGGAAAGTTCAGATGCACTGGCTGTCATTCCTGGCGTAGAGCAATTTCAGGTTCTGAAACAGGTAAGTGAGAAGAATGAGTTTGACTACAGTTTCTCGATGGTCTTTGCGGATCAGGTTGCGTATGATGCATACAACAATCACCCGGTTCACCGTCAATATGTAGAAGAGCGTTGGGAAAAGGAAGTCAGTCGCTTCCAGGAAATTGATCTTATTCAACATCATAATTAA
- a CDS encoding type B 50S ribosomal protein L31 has protein sequence MPKVDIHPKTQLVIFYDASADFKFLSSSTKFSNETMEWEDGNSYPVIRVDTSSASHPFFTGKQRNVDIGGRVDKFNRKYNITK, from the coding sequence ATGCCAAAAGTTGACATCCATCCAAAGACACAACTCGTAATTTTTTACGATGCAAGTGCTGATTTCAAATTCCTGAGTTCTTCCACGAAGTTCTCTAACGAAACTATGGAATGGGAAGACGGTAACTCTTACCCAGTAATCCGTGTGGACACTAGTTCCGCATCCCACCCGTTCTTCACTGGTAAACAAAGAAACGTGGATATCGGTGGCCGTGTTGATAAATTTAACCGTAAATACAACATCACCAAATAA
- a CDS encoding HPr family phosphocarrier protein has protein sequence MRVHEFMIHADFHRDDLMSVSSQASRFSSDIILSYMEFEHEHRVDVKSLLGMALLPIRYGSVVKLQTRGRDELEALEYMLNVLEKGTA, from the coding sequence GTGAGAGTACATGAATTTATGATACACGCTGATTTTCATCGGGATGATCTGATGTCGGTATCTTCTCAAGCGTCGCGTTTTTCCTCGGATATTATTTTGTCGTATATGGAGTTTGAGCATGAGCATCGTGTAGATGTCAAAAGCCTGCTTGGAATGGCGTTACTACCCATTCGATATGGTAGTGTTGTCAAATTACAGACAAGAGGCAGGGATGAACTGGAGGCTTTGGAGTACATGTTGAATGTACTGGAGAAAGGGACGGCGTGA
- a CDS encoding NAD(P)-dependent alcohol dehydrogenase, which yields MGQHQLPETMKAAIMTEPGHIIIEEQPVPQPAADEVLIQVMAVGVCGSDVHYFEHGRIGRFVVEKPIILGHECAGIIAAVGSNVSRLKTGDRVAIEPGVTCGRCTACKEGRYNLCPDVQFLATPPVDGAFVQYMVIREDMVFPIPDHLSYEEAAMNEPFSVGIHAARRSKLAPGTTLAIMGMGPVGLMAVAAAKSFGVEKIIVTDLEEVRLEAARRMGATHTINVRNEDALAVIRELTNGVGVDTAWETAGNPKALQSALYSLRRGGKLAIVGLPAQDEIALNVPFIADNEVDIYGIFRYANTYPAGIEFLSSGQHDVMPLITDRYSLEETQQAMERALHNKSGSLKVMVYPNGM from the coding sequence ATGGGACAACATCAACTGCCCGAGACCATGAAAGCTGCTATCATGACAGAGCCAGGACACATTATTATTGAGGAACAACCCGTCCCGCAACCGGCAGCGGATGAGGTGTTAATCCAAGTGATGGCAGTCGGGGTGTGTGGCTCGGATGTGCATTATTTTGAACATGGACGCATTGGCAGATTTGTGGTGGAGAAACCGATCATTCTGGGTCATGAGTGTGCGGGGATCATTGCTGCTGTTGGCTCGAACGTATCACGTCTGAAAACAGGGGATCGGGTTGCTATTGAGCCTGGGGTGACTTGTGGACGCTGCACGGCATGCAAGGAAGGTCGCTATAACCTGTGTCCGGATGTACAATTTCTAGCGACCCCTCCGGTGGATGGAGCATTTGTACAATACATGGTGATACGTGAAGATATGGTATTCCCGATCCCGGATCATCTGTCTTACGAGGAAGCAGCTATGAATGAGCCATTCTCTGTGGGTATTCATGCTGCACGCCGTAGCAAGTTGGCTCCGGGTACAACTCTGGCGATCATGGGTATGGGTCCCGTTGGACTCATGGCTGTGGCTGCTGCCAAATCTTTCGGTGTAGAGAAGATCATTGTAACGGATCTGGAGGAAGTTAGGCTGGAAGCAGCTCGCCGCATGGGTGCCACTCATACCATTAATGTGCGGAATGAAGATGCGCTGGCTGTGATTCGCGAGTTAACAAATGGTGTTGGTGTGGATACAGCATGGGAAACAGCGGGGAATCCAAAGGCGCTACAATCTGCTCTGTATTCACTTCGACGTGGAGGCAAACTTGCGATTGTGGGCCTGCCTGCACAGGACGAGATCGCACTCAATGTTCCCTTTATCGCAGACAATGAAGTTGATATCTATGGCATATTCCGTTATGCCAATACGTATCCGGCAGGAATTGAGTTCCTGAGCTCCGGCCAGCATGACGTGATGCCCCTGATTACAGATCGTTATTCACTCGAAGAGACACAGCAAGCGATGGAGCGCGCATTACACAATAAAAGCGGCAGTCTGAAGGTCATGGTATATCCGAATGGTATGTAA
- a CDS encoding alpha-glucuronidase family glycosyl hydrolase, with amino-acid sequence MSQSVVQTALSGPQYDAWLGYHYELPRANEFNQKTAPAWSKLILVEENHGVITTALTELSRGLERLYGVKPSVSHLSDGQESERDNHASAPAIRIGTWTGSDSVAGSFSETERSTVQGEGYIIRENETEGVLVIGSETPQGVLYGAFHLLRELTMDQGSAHEADGAVNKWSFITEQPTNALRMINQWDNVDGSIERGYAGESIFYDNGEFTLDLGRIRDYARLLASTGINAISINNVNVHRRESLFLTERYLSDVAKVAAEFRAYGIRLFLSANYASPIEIGGLRTADPLDAQVREWWNIQTAKVYAAIPDFGGYLIKADSENRPGPFTYNRDHADGANMLAEALRPFGGLVIWRCFVYNCKQDWRDRSTDRARAAYDHFTPLDGRFAENVILQIKNGPMDFQVREAVSPLFGAMEDTNQVIEFQITQEYTGQQRHLCYLVPQWKEVLDFDTYAKGEGSEIKRIADGSLYKRPYSGFAAVSNIGADACWTGHPLAQANLYGYGRLAWNPELTAEEIADEWVRLTFGHEDEVVRQVTGMLLTSLDIYENYTAPLGVGWMVNPEHHYGPNVDGYEYSKWGTYHFADCHGIGVDRTVNSGTGYTSQYHPENADRYESVDTCPDELILFFHHVPYTHVLHSGKTVIQHIYDTHFEGVVQAEALAETWRGLEGKIDPVIFSKVASLQDNQAEHAKEWRDMINTYFYRKSGIADEQGRTIY; translated from the coding sequence ATGAGCCAATCCGTCGTTCAAACTGCCTTGTCAGGTCCACAGTATGATGCGTGGCTGGGGTATCACTATGAATTGCCAAGAGCGAATGAGTTTAACCAAAAGACGGCTCCTGCGTGGAGCAAGCTGATATTGGTGGAAGAGAACCATGGAGTAATTACAACAGCTCTGACCGAACTTTCACGGGGACTGGAGAGGTTATATGGCGTGAAACCGTCGGTCAGTCATCTGTCTGATGGTCAGGAAAGTGAACGGGACAATCACGCTTCCGCTCCCGCAATACGAATCGGCACTTGGACAGGTAGCGATTCAGTGGCTGGGTCGTTCAGCGAGACAGAGCGTTCAACTGTTCAAGGGGAAGGGTACATCATTCGTGAGAACGAGACCGAAGGTGTACTGGTCATTGGATCAGAGACCCCGCAAGGTGTGCTGTATGGTGCATTCCATCTGCTTCGAGAGCTGACAATGGATCAAGGAAGTGCACATGAAGCGGATGGCGCTGTGAATAAGTGGAGCTTCATTACAGAGCAGCCAACCAATGCGCTACGGATGATTAATCAGTGGGATAACGTGGACGGTAGCATTGAGCGTGGTTACGCAGGAGAATCCATTTTCTATGATAACGGGGAATTCACGCTGGACTTGGGACGCATCCGGGATTACGCACGTTTGCTCGCTTCCACGGGAATCAATGCCATATCGATCAATAACGTTAATGTACACCGCCGTGAGAGTCTGTTTCTGACGGAACGTTATCTTAGTGATGTGGCGAAGGTTGCCGCTGAATTCAGAGCGTATGGCATTCGATTGTTCCTGAGCGCCAACTATGCGAGTCCAATTGAGATTGGTGGATTGCGTACGGCTGATCCGCTGGATGCGCAGGTACGGGAATGGTGGAACATTCAAACGGCCAAGGTGTACGCAGCGATTCCGGATTTTGGCGGTTACCTGATCAAGGCAGACTCCGAGAATCGTCCGGGACCGTTCACGTATAACCGTGATCATGCCGATGGTGCGAACATGCTGGCTGAAGCCCTTCGGCCATTCGGTGGATTGGTCATCTGGCGTTGCTTTGTCTATAACTGCAAGCAGGACTGGCGGGATCGTTCCACTGACCGTGCACGTGCAGCCTATGACCACTTTACGCCGCTGGACGGGCGTTTTGCCGAAAATGTTATTTTGCAGATCAAAAACGGGCCGATGGACTTTCAGGTAAGAGAGGCGGTATCCCCGCTGTTCGGCGCCATGGAAGATACAAATCAGGTGATTGAATTTCAGATTACACAGGAGTATACCGGGCAACAACGTCATCTCTGTTATCTGGTTCCCCAGTGGAAAGAAGTTTTGGACTTTGACACATATGCTAAAGGCGAAGGTTCAGAGATCAAGCGAATCGCGGACGGTTCTCTGTATAAACGACCATACAGTGGCTTCGCCGCAGTATCCAATATTGGTGCAGATGCCTGTTGGACAGGACATCCACTCGCGCAGGCGAATCTATATGGATATGGAAGACTTGCGTGGAATCCAGAGCTTACCGCGGAAGAGATTGCCGATGAGTGGGTGAGACTCACATTTGGACATGAAGACGAAGTTGTGCGGCAAGTTACGGGCATGCTTTTGACTTCACTAGATATCTATGAGAATTATACTGCGCCTCTCGGTGTGGGGTGGATGGTTAATCCTGAACATCATTACGGGCCGAATGTAGATGGATACGAGTATTCCAAATGGGGAACGTATCACTTTGCCGATTGTCATGGCATTGGTGTAGATCGAACCGTGAACAGCGGTACAGGATACACCTCACAGTATCACCCTGAGAATGCTGATCGTTATGAGTCCGTAGACACCTGTCCGGATGAGCTGATCTTATTTTTCCATCACGTGCCGTACACCCATGTTCTGCATTCGGGTAAAACGGTCATTCAGCATATTTATGATACACACTTTGAAGGTGTTGTGCAGGCAGAGGCGTTAGCCGAGACATGGAGAGGGCTGGAGGGCAAAATCGACCCGGTCATTTTCAGCAAAGTTGCTTCATTACAGGACAACCAGGCCGAACATGCCAAGGAATGGCGGGACATGATCAATACGTACTTCTATCGCAAAAGCGGCATTGCGGATGAACAAGGTCGAACAATCTATTGA
- a CDS encoding glycoside hydrolase family 52 protein yields the protein MNTSKSIFYNAHHAPIGAFASFTLGYKGAKGGLGLELGKPADQNVYIGLQSRDGDNYQALPFYEASEDESSRYDVEKLENGDTASTTATKVPQPLITAFRDEDITREFTSGTDTWTAGDLTFRIYSPVRPVPDPTNGDREELMDALVPAVLVEMTIDNTEGQQFRKAYFGYQGNDPYSAMRLIGGPEGGSITGVGQGRLTAIMSADDGLWPARGFTLEKLLQEKHRENLAFGLGSTAALLMEVPAGEKRTYQFAVCFYRGGIVTTGMDTTYWYTRYFSDIQAAGEYALQRFSELTASCGEVEQRLGSAALTEDQSFMLAHSIHSYYASTQLLDADGEPLWVVNEGEYRMMNTLDLTADQLYFELALNPWTVRNELEWFVKRYSYTDQVRFPGEEKLYPGGITFTHDIGVANVFSRPGHSAYELVGIEDCFSQMSHEELVNWLCCATVYIEQTQDQAFVKNMLPVIEDCFESMLNRDHPDAEQRNGLMGLDSSRTQGGAEITTYDSLDVSLGQSRNNIYLAGKCWAVYVALEKLFATEKLADLSHQAGLQADRCAASIAAQLTDGGYIPAVIAENNDSRIIPAIEGLVFPYFTGCEAALEVNGRFGPYLKALQTHLKTVLVPGTCLFEDGGWKLSSTSNNSWLSKIYLSQFIARELLGVEWNETGKAADAAHVNWLLHPEESYWCWSDQILSGVAVGSKYYPRGVTSILWLLEGKGNHLVQIYASKEAVQ from the coding sequence ATGAATACGTCCAAATCCATCTTTTATAATGCACATCACGCACCGATTGGTGCTTTTGCGAGTTTTACACTGGGTTACAAAGGAGCCAAAGGCGGGCTGGGTCTTGAACTCGGCAAGCCGGCTGACCAGAATGTATATATTGGATTACAATCTCGCGATGGCGACAATTATCAGGCGCTTCCTTTTTATGAAGCTTCCGAGGATGAGAGCAGCCGCTATGATGTAGAGAAGTTGGAGAATGGGGACACTGCGTCGACAACAGCGACCAAAGTTCCACAACCTCTTATTACGGCTTTTCGCGATGAAGATATTACCCGTGAATTTACCTCAGGTACGGATACGTGGACTGCTGGAGATCTGACGTTCCGTATCTACTCGCCTGTACGTCCAGTACCTGATCCAACGAATGGGGATCGTGAAGAATTAATGGATGCACTCGTACCTGCCGTATTGGTTGAGATGACGATTGACAATACGGAAGGTCAACAATTCCGCAAAGCCTACTTTGGCTATCAGGGCAATGATCCGTACTCTGCGATGCGTCTGATTGGAGGACCGGAAGGTGGCTCCATCACAGGTGTGGGACAAGGTCGACTTACAGCGATTATGTCAGCAGATGATGGACTGTGGCCCGCACGCGGATTTACGCTGGAGAAACTCTTGCAAGAGAAACATCGGGAGAATCTGGCATTTGGACTTGGCTCAACCGCTGCACTACTGATGGAGGTGCCGGCTGGAGAGAAACGTACGTATCAATTCGCAGTATGTTTCTATCGCGGGGGCATTGTGACGACCGGCATGGACACAACGTATTGGTATACGCGCTATTTCTCCGATATTCAGGCAGCAGGAGAGTATGCACTACAACGCTTTAGTGAGTTGACTGCATCCTGTGGAGAGGTTGAACAGCGCCTTGGATCGGCTGCTTTGACCGAAGATCAATCATTCATGCTTGCTCATTCCATTCACAGCTATTATGCGAGTACTCAACTGCTGGATGCCGATGGTGAGCCACTCTGGGTGGTGAACGAAGGGGAGTATCGGATGATGAACACACTTGATCTGACGGCTGATCAGTTGTACTTCGAGCTTGCCTTGAATCCATGGACGGTGCGTAATGAGCTGGAGTGGTTTGTGAAACGATACAGTTATACGGATCAGGTTCGTTTCCCGGGGGAAGAGAAGTTATATCCGGGCGGAATTACCTTTACCCATGATATTGGTGTTGCCAATGTGTTCTCACGCCCTGGACACTCGGCATATGAGCTGGTTGGCATTGAAGACTGTTTCTCACAGATGAGCCACGAGGAGCTGGTGAACTGGCTCTGCTGCGCGACAGTATACATTGAACAGACACAGGATCAAGCTTTTGTGAAAAACATGTTGCCTGTTATCGAGGATTGCTTCGAAAGCATGCTTAATCGTGACCATCCCGACGCAGAGCAGCGTAACGGTCTGATGGGTCTGGATAGCAGTCGTACCCAAGGTGGAGCGGAGATTACAACTTACGACAGCCTGGATGTGTCACTTGGTCAGTCTCGCAATAATATCTATCTGGCGGGTAAATGTTGGGCGGTCTATGTTGCATTGGAGAAGCTGTTCGCAACTGAGAAGTTGGCAGATCTGTCCCATCAAGCAGGGCTTCAAGCAGATCGCTGCGCTGCCAGTATTGCTGCACAATTGACTGATGGCGGCTACATTCCAGCTGTTATTGCAGAAAATAATGATTCTCGAATCATTCCGGCGATTGAAGGTTTGGTGTTCCCGTACTTTACAGGCTGTGAAGCAGCACTGGAAGTCAATGGTCGTTTTGGACCTTATCTGAAAGCACTCCAAACTCATCTGAAGACGGTTCTTGTACCGGGAACATGTCTGTTCGAAGATGGAGGCTGGAAACTGTCCTCAACAAGCAATAACTCGTGGCTGAGCAAAATCTATTTGTCCCAGTTTATCGCTAGAGAGCTGCTGGGTGTGGAATGGAATGAGACAGGCAAGGCAGCAGACGCGGCTCATGTCAACTGGTTGCTGCATCCGGAGGAATCCTACTGGTGCTGGAGTGACCAGATCCTGTCTGGTGTAGCGGTTGGCAGCAAGTACTACCCGCGTGGTGTAACGTCGATCCTATGGCTACTCGAAGGAAAAGGGAATCACCTTGTGCAGATCTATGCCAGCAAGGAGGCGGTACAATGA
- a CDS encoding AraC family transcriptional regulator codes for MSSTYLPPTLGESVHEVFYPDVQTTVNLFAIHLRSVGMDWDYPAHEHPQYELNYVTEGEQRMMVNGTLYIQKAGELLLIPPGSIHSSQSHNGKGFTYFCMHFDIDDQLFLSLLARIKQVRFSADSPVTQQIEPVLRKLMSSADDETANTIVQRMQLQSAVFELFGHLWEAVSKEAAHWFTDGHEKIELAHQIRNRLQGLMSQQFKQGHESNGHYGIDDIAAELGISSSHCNRVFKQVFGQSPRAVLSQLVLHEAKLLLSNPKLSVQNIAVMLGYKDIAHFSRQFKRWSGMSPSRYRQEQPALE; via the coding sequence ATGTCTTCAACGTATTTGCCTCCTACTTTGGGAGAAAGTGTCCATGAAGTTTTTTATCCAGATGTACAAACAACGGTCAATCTGTTTGCCATTCATTTACGAAGTGTGGGTATGGACTGGGATTATCCGGCACATGAGCACCCTCAATATGAATTGAATTATGTCACGGAAGGCGAGCAACGCATGATGGTGAATGGTACCCTATACATTCAAAAGGCTGGCGAACTGCTCCTGATTCCTCCGGGAAGCATTCATTCCAGCCAGAGCCATAACGGCAAGGGATTCACGTATTTTTGCATGCATTTTGACATTGATGATCAGTTGTTCTTATCGTTGCTGGCGCGCATCAAACAAGTGCGATTCAGTGCGGATAGTCCGGTTACACAGCAGATTGAGCCGGTTCTGCGCAAATTGATGTCATCTGCGGATGATGAAACAGCAAATACGATAGTACAGCGTATGCAGCTTCAATCTGCGGTATTTGAACTATTTGGCCATCTGTGGGAGGCGGTCTCGAAAGAGGCAGCTCACTGGTTTACCGACGGACACGAGAAGATAGAACTCGCCCACCAGATTCGTAATCGGTTGCAAGGCCTGATGAGTCAGCAATTCAAACAGGGACACGAGTCCAACGGTCACTATGGCATTGATGATATTGCAGCAGAGCTGGGCATCAGTTCTTCTCACTGTAATCGCGTGTTCAAGCAGGTGTTTGGTCAGTCTCCACGTGCTGTATTATCCCAGTTGGTTTTGCATGAAGCGAAGCTTCTTCTGAGCAATCCGAAGCTGTCCGTTCAAAATATTGCCGTCATGCTTGGTTATAAGGATATTGCCCATTTCAGTCGTCAATTCAAGCGCTGGTCCGGCATGTCACCCTCCCGTTACCGACAGGAACAGCCTGCTCTGGAATAG